Proteins encoded by one window of Cheilinus undulatus linkage group 13, ASM1832078v1, whole genome shotgun sequence:
- the nsun4 gene encoding 5-methylcytosine rRNA methyltransferase NSUN4, with amino-acid sequence MALLFDSRLILRKIKDLRSLTSKRHRVKEKWAATRPKYPPTILALRYFDSTYSVQLGKLWPSVRVALLSERKYGALLNNFSNETVQADLEAQGCTDFINEAYTEAQPCHDRESWVVAKDESNHVSSQISNSYSQQLPSLQLSPNIKCLVFPRGDITRFNPAKPDTNRLLGHYLMDAASVLPCLALNVQQGHTVLDLCAAPGGKTLALLQTHSTAFLCVNDNSVSRTTRLRRVLQSYIPKELSTDDKLRITTFDGTMWGEIERNTFDRVLVDVPCTTDRHSLMEDDNNIFHKNRTGERKRLPQLQTELLLAGILAACPGGEILYSTCTLSQIQNQNVVEQAIYLAKENNGIQLEVVDLRPLTQMFKKTFHFAPNLPLGEMVIPHLAANFGPIYMCKLRRLT; translated from the exons ATGGCGCTGCTCTTTGATAGCAGGCTGATactaagaaaaattaaagatttaagaAGTTTGACGTCAAAGCGACACAGAGTGAAAGAAAAATGG GCTGCCACACGTCCCAAGTACCCTCCCACCATCTTGGCCCTGCGGTACTTTGATTCTACCTACAGTGTCCAGCTGGGGAAGCTGTGGCCATCAGTCCGAGTCGCTCTGCTGTCAGAGAGGAAATACGGAGCCCTGCTGAATAATTTCTCTAATGAAACAGTTCAGGCAGACCTTGAAGCTCAAGGATGTACAGATTTCATTAATGAAGCATATACAGAGG CTCAGCCATGCCATGATCGGGAATCGTGGGTTGTAGCGAAGGACGAATCCAACCATGTTTCTTCACAAATATCTAACTCGTACAGTCAGCAGCTGCCTTCTCTGCAGCTCAGTCCTAACATCAAGTGCCTTGTGTTTCCAAGAGGAGACATCACAAGATTCAATCCTGCTAA ACCTGACACAAACAGGTTGTTGGGTCACTACCTAATGGATGCAGCCTCTGTGCTGCCATGTCTAGCTCTGAATGTTCAACAAGGACACACTGTGCTTGACCTCTGTGCTGCTCCTGGAGGcaaaactctggctttactaCAGACCCATTCAACAG cttttttgtgtgtgaatgaTAACTCTGTGTCTCGGACGACGAGACTAAGAAGGGTCCTCCAAAGCTACATTCCCAAGGAGCTTTCGACTGATGATAAGCTACGAATCACCACTTTTGATGGTACCATGTGGGGTGAAATAGAGAGGAATACTTTTGATAGA gtccttgttgacgtcccgtGCACCACAGATAGACACTCACTTATGGAAGATGACAACAACATATTCCATAAAAACAGGACGGGTGAAAGGAAAAGGCTGCCACAGCTACAGACAGAGCTACTGCT GGCAGGAATCCTGGCAGCCTGTCCAGGTGGAGAGATCCTTTACTCGACCTGCACGCTCTCCCAGATCCAGAACCAGAATGTGGTAGAGCAGGCCATCTATTTGGCAAAAGAGAACAACGGCATCCAACTGGAG GTTGTTGATCTTCGCCCCCTCACACAAATGTTTAAGAAAACCTTTCACTTCGCTCCCAACCTTCCCCTGGGTGAGATGGTCATCCCACACTTAGCCGCTAACTTTGGCCCCATCTACATGTGCAAACTACGGAGGCTCACATAG
- the LOC121520309 gene encoding cytochrome b-c1 complex subunit 6, mitochondrial-like, which produces MVFERKMITFGDPDDEEEDAPEEEEEEAAEEEEEEEEEEEDMVDPIETIRAKCEQTEHCVHTKERLEICEARVGSRSNTEEDCTEELFDFLHARDHCVAHKLFHNVK; this is translated from the exons ATGGTTTTCGAGAGGAAAATGATCACATTCGGCGACCCAGACGACGAG GAGGAAGATGCTCccgaggaggaagaagaagaagcagcagaggaagaggaggaggaagaagaagaggaggaagacatGGTT GACCCTATAGAAACGATACGAGCCAAGTGTGAGCAGACTGAGCACTGTGTTCACACTAAGGAGCGTCTGGAGATCTGTGAGGCCCGAGTTGGCTCCAGGTCCAACACTGAGGAGGACTGCACAGAAGAACTCTTTGACTTTTTGCATGCAAGGGACCACTGC GTAGCACACAAGCTTTTCCACAACGTGAAATGA
- the pif1 gene encoding ATP-dependent DNA helicase PIF1: MEDGAQLQCCVTVEQLNTSGQATRRQVIRKASVILGRNEFQEIILRLHDGKIPQSYRLREFKLFTKFAREGKCTVKLLPENIQVLMSNCPPDKLNLFLKTLSIKHQAWQASKPLSDREKLKAGLPRSFETISPLQQKDIQKVNELRSKAAPKGLSDCTNKTAVAGTGQQVKRPRSDTNFSPVKSNPSKKPILSLPTRKLNKDQAAVLSAVLSGKNVFFTGSAGTGKSFLLKRIMGSLPPKSTFATASTGVAACHIGGTTLHNFAGIGSGSAPLEQCIELAQRPGVLQHWTSCRHLIIDEVSMVEAEFFDKLESVARSVRRSTEPFGGIQLIVCGDFLQLPPVSKGKEKARFCFQARSWRKVIQLNMELTEVRRQTDQTFISLLQAVRVGRVTEEVTAKLLKSAYHQIERDGILATRLCTHKDDVELTNENKLQQLPGSVRVFEALDSDPALVRMTDAHTPVNRLIQLKVGAQVMLTKNLDVARGLVNGARGVVVGFEPGKHGLPRVRFLCGITEVLKPERWVFKSGGGINLTRQQLPLKLAWAISIHKSQGMTLDCVEISLARVFESGQAYVALSRARSLEGLRVMDFDPHVVRADPDVLVFYKRLRKERLLTQASMDDFVDKENYWR; this comes from the exons ATGGAGGACGGAGCCCAGCTGCAGTGCTGTGTGACGGTGGAACAGCTTAACACCTCCGGACAGGCCACCCGGAGACAGGTCATCCGGAAAGCCTCTGTTATTCTGGGCCGAAATGAGTTCCAGGAGATCATCCTCCGACTCCACGATggaaaaatccctcaaagttaCCGTCTGAGAGAATTCAAGCTGTTCACAAAGTTTGCCAGAGAAGGGAAGTGCACTGTCAAACTTCTGCCGGAAAACATCCAGGTGCTCATGTCCAATTGTCCTCCAGACAAGCTGAACCTCTTCCTGAAAACCCTGAGCATCAAACACCAGGCCTGGCAGGCCAGCAAGCCTTTGAGTGACAGGGAGAAGCTCAAAGCTGGCCTGCCCCGCAGCTTCGAGACCATCAGTCCCCTGCAGCAGAAAGATATCCAGAAAGTGAATGAGCTGAGGAGTAAAGCTGCTCCTAAAGGCCTGAGTGACTGCACCAATAAGACAGCAGTGGCAGGGACAGGACAGCAGGTCAAGAGGCCGAGGAGTGACACAAACTTCAGCCCA gtgaaGTCCAACCCAAGTAAAAAGCCCATCCTTTCTCTGCCAACACGAAAGCTGAATAAAGATCAGGCTGCTGTCTTGAGCGCAGTGCTGAGTGGGAAAAACGTTTTCTTCACTGGAAGCGCCG GTACTGGAAAGTCCTTCTTACTTAAGAGGATCATGGGATCTCTCCCTCCAAAGAGCACCTTTGCCACAGCCAGCACAGGAGTGGCTGCTTGTCACATCGGGGGAACAACATTACACAACTTTGCTG GTATTGGTTCAGGTTCGGCCCCTCTGGAGCAGTGCATCGAGCTAGCTCAGAGACCCGGCGTGCTGCAGCACTGGACCAGCTGCAGACATCTGATCATTGATGAGGTCTCCATGGTGGAGGCTGAGTTCTTCGACAAACTTGAGTCTGTGGCCAG GTCTGTGAGGAGGTCTACAGAGCCATTTGGAGGCATCCAGCTGATCGTGTGTGGGGATTTCCTCCAGCTGCCTCCTGTGTCCAAAGGGAAAGAGAAGGCACGTTTCTGCTTCCAG GCCAGGAGTTGGCGGAAGGTCATCCAGCTCAACATGGAGCTTACAGAGGTGCGAAGGCAGACAGACCAGACTTTTATCTCCCTCCTGCAGGCAGTGAGGGTGGGCAG GGTGACAGAGGAAGTCACTGCTAAGCTGTTGAAGAGTGCCTATCATCAAATCGAGAGGGACGGCATCCTCGCCACGAGGCTGTGCACACACAAGGATGATGTCGAGCTCACAAACGAgaacaaacttcagcagcttcCAG GCTCAGTGCGTGTGTTTGAGGCTCTGGACAGTGACCCGGCTCTGGTGAGGATGACTGACGCTCACACTCCTGTTAACAGGTTAATCCAACTCAAAGTGGGAGCACAG GTCATGCTGACCAAAAACCTGGATGTTGCTCGTGGTCTGGTGAATGGAGCACGAGGAGTCGTGGTTGGGTTTGAGCCTGGAAAACATG GACTCCCACGGGTGCGTTTCCTGTGCGGCATCACAGAGGTGCTGAAGCCTGAGCGCTGGGTGTTTAAGTCCGGTGGGGGGATCAACCTCACTCGACAACAGCTGCCGCTCAAATTAGCCTGGGCCATCTCTATCCACAAGAGCCAG GGGATGACCCTGGACTGTGTGGAGATCTCTCTGGCTCGCGTGTTTGAGAGCGGACAGGCATATGTCGCTTTGTCTCGGGCTCGGAGCCTCGAGGGTCTGAGGGTCATGGACTTTGATCCCCATGTGGTCAGAGCAGATCCAGATGTGCTCGTCTTTTACAAAAGACTGAGGAAGGAGAGGTTGCTCACACAG GCCTCCATGGACGATTTTGTTGACAAAGAGAACTACTGGCGATGA